A single genomic interval of uncultured Pseudodesulfovibrio sp. harbors:
- a CDS encoding BON domain-containing protein, which translates to MHRLTTLLMLLSLLMATTLFNGCAVYDVAVEERNVGDWAGDEKIGLTIEKDFLADDTVKYLDFDAACYEGHVYITGEYESHDQVTRAVEIAKAVKGVRQVTTYLLPKKEDDDCSTTDSLDIHTRLWNKLMTDKEIWSTNINVETVQCNVILLGIVGTQTAKDRAEAHAKAIPGVRSVKSYLKVNK; encoded by the coding sequence ATGCATAGATTGACTACACTGCTCATGCTCCTCAGCCTCTTGATGGCGACAACTCTTTTCAACGGCTGCGCGGTCTACGATGTGGCGGTCGAGGAACGCAATGTCGGCGACTGGGCAGGCGATGAAAAAATCGGCCTGACCATTGAAAAGGATTTCCTGGCCGACGATACGGTCAAATACCTCGACTTTGACGCCGCCTGTTACGAAGGCCATGTCTACATCACCGGCGAATATGAAAGCCATGATCAGGTAACACGGGCCGTGGAAATCGCCAAAGCGGTCAAGGGCGTACGGCAGGTGACCACCTACCTGCTACCCAAGAAGGAAGACGACGACTGCTCTACTACCGACAGCCTCGATATCCACACACGCCTCTGGAACAAGCTGATGACCGACAAGGAAATCTGGTCCACCAACATCAATGTCGAAACAGTGCAGTGCAACGTCATCCTGCTCGGCATCGTGGGGACCCAGACGGCCAAGGACCGGGCCGAGGCACACGCCAAGGCCATTCCGGGTGTGAGAAGCGTCAAATCCTATCTCAAGGTGAACAAATAA
- a CDS encoding multidrug efflux SMR transporter, whose protein sequence is MTAYMYLTLAIVFEVVATSALKASDGFTKLLPSLIVVLGYAATFYFFSIVLKTMPVGVAYAIWCGLGIVLVTVTSMILYHQVPDLPATIGMGLILSGVCIINYFSKTIVH, encoded by the coding sequence ATGACCGCATACATGTATCTTACTCTGGCAATCGTATTCGAGGTGGTGGCGACGAGCGCGCTGAAAGCGTCTGACGGATTCACGAAACTGCTTCCCAGCCTGATCGTCGTGCTGGGATATGCCGCGACATTCTATTTTTTCTCCATTGTTCTGAAAACGATGCCTGTTGGCGTGGCTTATGCCATCTGGTGCGGACTGGGCATTGTTCTTGTGACCGTCACAAGCATGATTCTGTATCATCAGGTGCCTGATTTGCCAGCAACAATCGGTATGGGACTGATCCTGTCCGGCGTATGCATAATCAACTATTTCTCCAAAACGATCGTCCACTGA
- a CDS encoding C40 family peptidase, which translates to MPARRALLHNLLRGLGILCALALLLPAGGCATKSAAPPGAHPARVQHAPASGKAAAVIRTARTMIGAPYKWGGNSPREGFDCSGLIWFTYQQHGITLPRVSWQQFSAGRAVSRSNLRPGDLVFHKVTKKSKTLHVGIVTDRGTFIHAPSSGKRVMESSLSLPYWQTHYIGARRVL; encoded by the coding sequence ATGCCTGCACGTCGTGCCCTTCTCCACAACCTTTTGCGAGGATTGGGGATACTGTGCGCGCTTGCACTCCTCCTCCCGGCAGGCGGCTGCGCCACCAAATCAGCCGCACCACCGGGCGCGCATCCCGCCCGTGTGCAACACGCTCCGGCATCGGGCAAAGCGGCGGCTGTCATCCGCACAGCTCGCACCATGATCGGCGCACCTTACAAATGGGGCGGCAACTCGCCCCGCGAAGGTTTTGACTGCTCCGGCCTCATCTGGTTCACCTACCAACAGCACGGCATTACGCTGCCGCGCGTCTCATGGCAGCAATTTTCCGCAGGCCGCGCGGTCTCCCGCTCCAACCTCCGTCCCGGCGACCTCGTCTTTCACAAGGTCACCAAGAAAAGCAAAACCCTGCATGTCGGTATCGTCACCGACCGGGGCACCTTCATACATGCCCCCAGTTCCGGCAAGCGCGTCATGGAGTCGTCACTTTCCTTGCCGTATTGGCAAACCCACTACATCGGAGCCCGCCGCGTGCTGTGA
- a CDS encoding YdbL family protein encodes MRNRIYVISILTLVVCLIGSVALAGGLKDRMRARVPAINSLKAQGVVGESNVGLLEYISVKQEIEVVRSENADRLIVYKAIAQKTGTTVNVVGQRRAAKIAQKAPAGTWLQGADGKWYQK; translated from the coding sequence ATGCGAAATAGAATTTATGTAATATCCATACTCACGCTTGTTGTCTGTCTGATCGGTTCGGTCGCTCTGGCCGGAGGACTCAAGGACCGCATGCGGGCTCGTGTCCCAGCTATCAATTCCCTCAAGGCGCAGGGCGTGGTGGGCGAGAGCAATGTCGGTTTGCTTGAGTACATCTCCGTGAAACAGGAGATCGAGGTCGTGCGTTCGGAAAATGCGGACCGCCTGATCGTCTACAAGGCCATCGCCCAGAAGACAGGGACAACCGTGAACGTCGTTGGACAGCGCCGAGCCGCCAAGATCGCCCAGAAGGCTCCTGCCGGAACCTGGCTTCAGGGTGCGGATGGAAAGTGGTATCAGAAATAA
- a CDS encoding YdbH domain-containing protein has product MSDTVRRRVLKWIILLTPWVLSLCLAVGWAISVWTPQYLERLVPNLADELGVPLEEFHIRDAGLFSADIGPVRIGSEEDGLRVNNVQVSYSPASLKAERVDSITVSGLEIDAEYDGKSFVLPLLDLLPKGEDDAAGSGGLPDLPFGTLVIEDSFLFFDYLGTRLVLPFSATVTPGRGLSFAGDVRLRDQLLTFSGALGPAGKKLAVELETHDFRLGSLADLLPVSVRGGLNLSGTVNADLDAPEDVQAAFTLSVDHPGCPDSGIRFAPETVLAVNGTVAERGVALSFAPVSLAAPHPVTIQLPEVRLSQEAVHAAFSVAAMGIEMPGEFSAKLADGKWAFELAADNSVSQRLETDGRAIGLGGLSLSAKGTATNDGADMVVQASTGRINLDGTGLRTGRVKLSLPLKWPAPEKNTTGNLSVSSLRHGKMRLGSVHAKLRQEGTNVGFGGVFATELLPGLRVSFSGSSSMTGREATLKFKVPRYALPEGFDASKLHVSLKDIAFTGNLNIEGGVDVSQDGIDSRLGVFLTGGSASFGEGGMKIDGIRIYFESPDIIDFHSSPAQVFAFDSFTAEGIRVENGLVTFQLEPRGVVLVERGRFKWCDGFVESRAFRVVPGLDEYDVTLFCTNLKLTQLLHQLGLAKAKGDSALSGELPVTWKRGQISFNDGFLHSTPGQGGVIQVEAMEDLVQSIPKGTPQRGQLELARAAIKDFEYKWVRIKADTVGRDLLVRLSLDGKPVSTLPFVYRKEFGGFAMVEGDVKGSNFQGLRLDVNFSLPLDRILLYKNLIKRIE; this is encoded by the coding sequence ATGTCCGATACCGTCCGCCGCCGTGTCCTGAAATGGATCATTCTCCTCACCCCATGGGTGTTGTCCCTGTGCCTTGCCGTAGGGTGGGCGATTTCCGTGTGGACTCCGCAGTATCTTGAACGGCTTGTCCCGAATCTGGCAGACGAACTGGGCGTGCCGCTTGAGGAATTTCATATCCGTGATGCCGGGTTGTTTTCCGCTGACATCGGCCCTGTGCGTATCGGCTCGGAAGAGGACGGCCTTCGGGTGAACAACGTGCAGGTTTCGTATTCCCCGGCCTCGCTCAAGGCCGAGCGGGTGGATTCGATCACGGTGAGCGGTCTTGAGATTGATGCCGAATATGACGGAAAGTCATTTGTCCTGCCGTTGCTCGACCTGCTCCCCAAGGGCGAAGACGATGCCGCCGGTTCCGGGGGGCTGCCGGACCTGCCGTTCGGGACGTTGGTTATCGAGGATTCCTTCCTGTTTTTCGATTACCTCGGAACCCGCCTGGTTTTGCCGTTTTCCGCTACCGTGACCCCGGGGCGCGGTTTGTCTTTTGCCGGGGACGTGCGTTTGCGCGATCAGTTGCTGACCTTCAGCGGCGCTCTCGGACCGGCAGGGAAAAAACTGGCCGTGGAGCTGGAGACGCATGATTTCCGGCTCGGCAGTCTTGCTGATCTGTTGCCCGTCTCGGTTCGCGGCGGGCTGAACCTGAGCGGCACGGTGAATGCGGATCTGGACGCGCCGGAAGATGTGCAAGCAGCTTTCACCCTGTCTGTCGATCATCCCGGCTGTCCTGATTCCGGTATCAGGTTCGCTCCGGAGACCGTGCTTGCCGTCAATGGGACCGTGGCGGAGCGGGGTGTGGCGCTCTCGTTTGCCCCTGTCTCGCTTGCCGCCCCACATCCGGTGACGATTCAATTGCCCGAGGTGCGCCTGTCGCAGGAAGCGGTGCATGCCGCCTTTTCCGTCGCGGCAATGGGAATCGAGATGCCCGGTGAATTTTCTGCGAAGCTTGCTGACGGGAAGTGGGCTTTCGAACTTGCTGCGGATAATTCGGTCTCCCAGCGGCTTGAGACCGATGGGCGTGCCATCGGTCTCGGCGGGTTGTCTCTTTCGGCAAAAGGGACGGCGACAAATGACGGGGCGGACATGGTCGTGCAGGCCTCAACCGGACGGATCAATCTGGACGGGACTGGCCTGCGTACCGGCAGGGTCAAACTTTCGCTTCCGCTGAAATGGCCCGCGCCGGAGAAAAATACGACTGGCAATCTGTCGGTTTCCAGTCTGCGGCATGGGAAAATGCGGCTCGGTTCGGTGCATGCAAAGCTGCGTCAGGAGGGCACGAACGTCGGGTTCGGCGGCGTGTTCGCAACGGAACTGCTTCCCGGTCTGCGTGTCTCGTTTTCCGGCAGTTCGTCCATGACCGGGCGTGAAGCCACCCTGAAATTCAAGGTGCCCAGATATGCTCTGCCAGAGGGGTTTGATGCGTCGAAGCTGCATGTGTCCCTCAAGGATATTGCCTTCACCGGCAATCTGAATATCGAGGGCGGGGTGGATGTCAGTCAGGACGGTATCGACAGTCGGCTCGGGGTTTTTCTCACGGGCGGTTCTGCCTCGTTCGGCGAAGGCGGCATGAAGATAGACGGCATTCGGATTTACTTTGAATCGCCTGACATAATTGATTTTCACAGTTCTCCGGCGCAGGTATTTGCCTTTGATTCATTCACGGCTGAAGGGATTCGTGTGGAGAACGGGCTGGTCACGTTTCAGTTGGAACCGAGGGGCGTGGTGCTTGTGGAGCGCGGACGTTTCAAGTGGTGCGACGGGTTCGTCGAGAGTCGGGCGTTTCGCGTGGTGCCGGGGCTGGACGAATATGACGTGACCTTGTTCTGTACCAATCTGAAACTGACGCAACTGCTGCATCAGCTCGGATTGGCAAAGGCCAAAGGGGACTCCGCGTTGTCGGGTGAGCTTCCGGTGACGTGGAAGCGTGGGCAGATTTCGTTCAACGACGGATTTTTGCACTCGACTCCGGGGCAGGGCGGCGTCATTCAGGTTGAGGCCATGGAAGATTTGGTGCAGTCCATTCCCAAGGGAACGCCGCAGCGTGGACAGTTGGAACTGGCGCGTGCCGCCATCAAGGATTTCGAATACAAGTGGGTTCGCATCAAGGCCGATACCGTAGGCAGGGACCTGCTTGTGCGCCTGTCGCTCGACGGCAAGCCAGTCAGCACGCTGCCCTTTGTGTATCGCAAGGAATTCGGCGGGTTCGCCATGGTCGAAGGTGACGTCAAGGGGTCCAATTTTCAGGGACTGCGACTGGATGTGAATTTCTCATTACCGCTGGACCGTATTTTGCTGTATAAAAACCTCATAAAGAGGATTGAATAA
- a CDS encoding RHS repeat-associated core domain-containing protein: MKNPYSYTLSHDPQGRIIEKTETVVGEPVKWTYAYDKAGRLAKCERNGWPVCDCWYDRAGRRACDSFPKSVEGDLRRYEYDMDNRLSRAGKNSYMHDNNGFRSMWNHKGKYTLYEYAPDYRLLKADQKDAGRTFTFRHDDEGRRIAKYCNGELVEAYEWLDFIRLAGYWDGRKSYEFAYEDGERTPYAMRRDDGAVAYLFHDQVGSLRVVADTSGNVIKAIQYDPFGGIIEDSNPGFAIPLGFAGGLHDRDLGFVRFGFRDYDTYTSRWTVPDPIGDAGGDSDWYGYCLDDPVNANDPLGLLKNEYGEKIPSGRSIVEVFADPLVSPFMSHYTKEKVQKGLRDQKANYTDENDWKMRKELDREADTYSKTKAFIDSYFTDTDEDILKKRINKAKERIGN; encoded by the coding sequence ATGAAAAATCCTTACAGTTATACGTTGAGCCACGACCCACAGGGTCGCATTATCGAGAAAACCGAAACCGTGGTGGGCGAACCCGTCAAATGGACCTACGCTTACGACAAGGCGGGCCGCCTCGCCAAATGCGAACGCAATGGCTGGCCCGTGTGCGATTGCTGGTATGACCGCGCCGGACGCCGCGCATGCGACAGCTTCCCAAAATCCGTGGAAGGCGACCTTCGTCGCTACGAATACGACATGGACAACCGCCTCTCGCGCGCCGGGAAAAACAGCTACATGCACGATAACAACGGCTTCCGCAGCATGTGGAACCACAAAGGGAAGTATACGCTCTATGAATACGCCCCGGATTATCGCCTGCTGAAAGCCGACCAGAAAGACGCAGGCCGCACCTTCACCTTCCGCCACGACGACGAAGGCCGCCGTATCGCGAAATACTGCAACGGCGAACTGGTCGAGGCATACGAATGGCTCGATTTCATCCGCCTCGCCGGATACTGGGATGGCAGAAAGTCCTACGAATTCGCCTACGAAGACGGCGAACGCACACCCTACGCCATGCGCCGTGACGACGGAGCTGTAGCCTACCTCTTCCACGATCAGGTCGGCAGCCTCCGCGTTGTTGCCGACACAAGCGGCAACGTGATAAAGGCTATCCAGTACGACCCGTTCGGCGGCATCATCGAGGACAGCAATCCCGGTTTTGCCATCCCCCTCGGCTTCGCAGGCGGCCTGCATGACCGCGATTTGGGATTCGTCAGGTTCGGCTTTCGGGATTATGACACGTACACAAGCCGTTGGACCGTGCCTGATCCGATAGGCGATGCGGGCGGGGATTCGGACTGGTATGGGTATTGTCTGGATGATCCTGTTAATGCGAATGATCCGTTGGGGTTGTTGAAAAATGAATATGGTGAAAAAATTCCATCTGGAAGAAGTATTGTTGAAGTATTTGCTGACCCTTTAGTTTCGCCTTTTATGAGTCATTATACGAAGGAAAAAGTACAAAAAGGCCTTCGTGATCAAAAAGCGAATTATACCGACGAAAATGATTGGAAGATGCGTAAAGAATTGGACCGTGAAGCTGATACCTATAGCAAGACAAAGGCTTTTATTGATTCATATTTTACAGATACAGATGAGGATATTCTTAAAAAAAGAATCAATAAAGCAAAAGAAAGAATAGGCAATTAA
- a CDS encoding trehalose-6-phosphate synthase, whose amino-acid sequence MEPGLRRLVVVSNRLPAALKKEGDCWKVKAGAGGLVTALAPVLKNRGGVWIGWSGASDPTLDVDGLLSNFSSEAGYDLFTVPLTREEVDGYYFGFSNEIIWPLFHDLQTRCRFAPEYWRMYLEVNFKFAEVVARKTSPDDYVWIHDYHLMHQAFFLKSMGVKRSTGFFLHIPFPPPDIFMKLPWRWKLIQALTEFDLVGFQTLQDRKNFAECLRRLVPEVRFEGRGAVISVKIGSRKFRLGAFPISIDFNQFNSMAENPEVAQKAFRIREALRHRKIILGVDRLDYTKGIPERIRSFHTLLSRYPELAGRVNFVQIAVPSREEVDEYKELRTEIEQLVGRVNGEFSFPGWVPVHYHYKSFPHDELVAYYAAADIGLVTPLRDGMNLVAKEYCASNTSEDGVLILSEFAGAAAQLQKDAYLVNPYDMEGIAKAMNRALHWDKAERREHMVGLRDQVRKNNIYWWVDSFLQAGIAKSLDDFPEVESLEYEPG is encoded by the coding sequence ATGGAACCCGGCCTGCGGCGATTGGTGGTGGTGTCGAATCGACTCCCGGCAGCTCTCAAGAAGGAGGGTGACTGCTGGAAGGTCAAAGCGGGAGCAGGCGGTCTGGTCACGGCCCTGGCCCCGGTGCTCAAAAATCGCGGCGGTGTCTGGATCGGCTGGTCCGGGGCGTCCGACCCCACGCTGGATGTTGACGGGCTGCTTTCCAATTTCTCCTCCGAAGCGGGCTATGACCTGTTTACCGTTCCCCTGACGCGGGAAGAAGTGGACGGCTATTACTTCGGTTTTTCCAATGAGATCATCTGGCCTCTTTTTCATGATCTCCAGACCCGTTGCCGTTTTGCGCCGGAATACTGGCGCATGTATCTGGAAGTGAATTTCAAGTTCGCGGAAGTCGTGGCGCGTAAGACGTCACCGGACGATTATGTCTGGATTCACGATTATCATCTCATGCACCAGGCCTTTTTCCTGAAAAGCATGGGTGTGAAGCGGTCGACCGGCTTTTTCCTGCATATCCCGTTTCCGCCGCCGGACATTTTCATGAAACTTCCGTGGCGGTGGAAGCTGATTCAGGCCCTTACCGAATTCGATCTCGTCGGTTTTCAGACGTTGCAGGATAGAAAGAACTTTGCCGAATGTTTGCGCCGTCTTGTTCCCGAAGTCCGGTTCGAAGGGCGCGGTGCGGTCATTAGTGTGAAAATTGGTTCCCGGAAATTCCGCCTTGGAGCATTTCCTATCTCCATCGACTTCAATCAGTTCAATTCGATGGCTGAGAATCCTGAAGTGGCGCAGAAGGCCTTCCGCATACGAGAGGCGCTTCGGCACAGGAAGATCATTCTCGGTGTGGACCGGCTCGACTACACCAAGGGAATTCCTGAGCGCATTCGTTCGTTTCACACATTGCTGAGCCGGTATCCCGAACTGGCCGGTCGTGTGAATTTTGTCCAGATTGCCGTTCCAAGCCGTGAGGAAGTGGATGAATACAAGGAATTGCGGACCGAGATCGAGCAGCTCGTGGGACGCGTCAACGGTGAATTCTCCTTCCCGGGTTGGGTTCCGGTCCACTACCATTACAAGAGCTTTCCCCATGACGAACTGGTGGCATACTATGCCGCTGCCGACATCGGGCTGGTCACTCCTCTGCGTGACGGCATGAACCTTGTCGCCAAGGAATACTGCGCGAGCAACACGAGTGAAGACGGTGTGCTCATCTTGAGTGAATTCGCGGGAGCGGCCGCGCAGTTGCAGAAAGATGCCTATCTCGTCAATCCGTACGACATGGAAGGCATTGCCAAGGCCATGAATAGGGCGCTTCACTGGGACAAGGCAGAGCGTCGCGAACACATGGTCGGCCTGCGCGATCAGGTGCGGAAAAACAACATCTATTGGTGGGTCGATTCATTTCTTCAGGCGGGAATCGCCAAGAGTCTGGACGACTTCCCCGAGGTGGAATCGCTGGAATATGAACCGGGATAG
- a CDS encoding RluA family pseudouridine synthase, with protein MPEVRFVTVSKAESGQKLLQFLERRLTGDVPRSAIQRWIRKGQVRVDKGRKKPFDRIQEGQVVRIPPYTPGDVKPVEAGGTLVVAYEDEHILAVAKPAGLAAHGGDKVTDSVAGRLAAMYPDADFRPTLAHRLDRDTSGLLLVAKDYETLRQLNDQFASGGVGKLYLAWVKGQWRESGEVLLEDRMEKKGAPGQEKVHTGSGKTALARVKGLVSGSKQSLVAVRLLTGRTHQIRVQLASRKHPVLGDRKYGFGNVRGAMRLHCCAMCVDGVTHSLLPPWTGKWAVSEEVLREALGMLFDG; from the coding sequence ATGCCCGAAGTTCGATTTGTCACTGTGAGCAAGGCCGAATCCGGCCAGAAGCTTTTGCAGTTCCTTGAACGCCGTCTGACCGGCGATGTGCCGAGGTCCGCGATCCAGCGATGGATTCGCAAAGGACAGGTGCGTGTGGACAAGGGCCGCAAAAAGCCGTTCGACCGTATTCAAGAAGGTCAGGTCGTGCGTATTCCGCCCTATACTCCCGGTGACGTGAAGCCGGTCGAGGCGGGCGGTACGCTCGTGGTGGCATACGAGGACGAGCATATCCTTGCCGTTGCCAAGCCCGCCGGTCTGGCCGCGCACGGTGGCGACAAGGTCACCGATTCCGTGGCCGGTCGTCTGGCAGCCATGTACCCGGATGCCGATTTCCGGCCCACGCTCGCACACCGGCTGGATCGCGACACCTCCGGTCTGTTGCTGGTCGCAAAGGATTACGAAACTTTGCGGCAACTGAACGATCAGTTCGCGTCCGGCGGGGTGGGCAAGCTCTATCTCGCATGGGTCAAGGGCCAGTGGCGGGAATCGGGCGAGGTCTTGCTTGAGGACCGCATGGAAAAGAAGGGAGCGCCGGGGCAGGAAAAGGTCCATACAGGCTCCGGCAAGACAGCGCTTGCCCGCGTGAAGGGGCTTGTCTCCGGTTCGAAGCAGAGCCTTGTCGCGGTCAGGTTGCTCACGGGGCGGACGCACCAGATTCGTGTGCAGCTTGCCTCGCGGAAACACCCGGTCCTCGGTGACAGGAAGTACGGCTTCGGCAACGTGCGCGGTGCCATGCGGCTGCACTGCTGCGCCATGTGTGTGGACGGGGTGACGCATTCGCTGCTTCCGCCATGGACTGGGAAATGGGCGGTTTCGGAGGAGGTCCTGCGTGAGGCGTTGGGGATGCTTTTTGACGGGTAG
- a CDS encoding TRAP transporter large permease produces the protein MDPTMAGIIGIIIMVFLFMTRMPVAFVMMLVGFIGFSMLTSWRGGLNLMSRNIYDAFASYELSTIPLFILMGQIAFNCGISRRLYNTAYCFLGNVRGGLAMATVSACTAFGAVCGSSPATAATMSTVGIPEMKRYGYANSLAAASVASGGGLGMIMPPSVVLIIYGVLTEQSIGALFVSGILPAILLTALFVVGIYIQCKINPALGPKGDSFPWSAKLKSLAGLIDTLLVFALVIGGLFYGWFTPTEAASIGVLGVLALAIIKRQLTWQAFVNSLYETLRTSCMVLVLIAGAVVFGKFLAVTRIPFDIASWVSAFDMPPFAIMGAIILIYFIGGCFMDSLALIMLTIPVFFPVVMDMGYDPIWFGIIIVLVTEMGVITPPVGINVYVVYGMCQKIAPDVTLEDVFKGIMPFLLSIVVGIGLLFLFPQIILFLPGLMY, from the coding sequence ATGGACCCGACAATGGCCGGTATCATCGGCATCATCATCATGGTATTCCTGTTCATGACCCGCATGCCCGTTGCGTTCGTCATGATGCTCGTGGGCTTCATCGGATTCTCAATGCTCACCTCATGGCGCGGCGGGCTGAACCTGATGTCGCGCAACATCTACGATGCCTTCGCGTCCTACGAACTTTCCACCATCCCGCTGTTCATCCTCATGGGCCAGATCGCATTCAACTGCGGCATTTCCAGACGGCTGTACAACACGGCCTACTGTTTCCTCGGCAATGTCAGGGGCGGCCTCGCCATGGCGACCGTCTCGGCCTGCACCGCCTTCGGCGCGGTCTGCGGCTCCAGTCCGGCAACCGCCGCGACCATGTCCACCGTGGGCATCCCGGAAATGAAACGATACGGCTACGCCAACTCCCTTGCCGCGGCATCCGTGGCGTCCGGCGGCGGGCTGGGCATGATCATGCCGCCCAGCGTGGTGCTCATCATCTACGGCGTGCTCACCGAGCAATCCATCGGCGCGCTGTTCGTGTCCGGCATTCTCCCGGCCATCCTGCTGACCGCGCTGTTCGTGGTCGGTATCTACATCCAGTGCAAAATCAATCCGGCTCTCGGTCCCAAGGGCGATTCCTTCCCATGGTCGGCCAAGCTGAAATCACTGGCCGGACTCATCGACACACTGCTGGTCTTCGCCCTTGTCATCGGCGGCCTGTTCTACGGCTGGTTCACGCCCACGGAAGCGGCGTCCATCGGCGTCCTCGGCGTGCTGGCTCTGGCAATCATTAAACGACAGCTCACATGGCAGGCGTTCGTGAATTCGCTCTACGAAACGCTTCGCACCTCCTGCATGGTACTGGTGCTCATCGCAGGCGCGGTGGTGTTCGGAAAATTCCTTGCCGTGACGCGCATCCCGTTCGACATCGCAAGCTGGGTCTCGGCATTCGACATGCCGCCCTTCGCCATCATGGGCGCGATCATCCTGATCTACTTCATCGGCGGCTGTTTCATGGATTCACTCGCCCTCATCATGCTGACCATCCCGGTCTTTTTCCCGGTGGTGATGGACATGGGCTACGATCCGATCTGGTTCGGCATCATCATCGTGCTCGTCACGGAAATGGGCGTCATCACGCCGCCCGTGGGCATCAACGTCTACGTGGTCTACGGTATGTGCCAGAAGATCGCCCCGGACGTCACGCTGGAAGACGTATTCAAGGGCATCATGCCGTTCCTGCTCTCCATCGTGGTGGGTATCGGCCTGTTATTCCTGTTCCCGCAGATTATTCTGTTCCTGCCGGGACTGATGTATTGA
- a CDS encoding co-chaperone GroES, with amino-acid sequence MGLKPLNDRVIVKRKAEEEKTAGGIYIPDSAKEKPQGGEILAAGPECKTVKAGDAVLFAKYAGSEFSMDGEELVIMREDDILGVFA; translated from the coding sequence ATGGGTTTGAAACCGCTGAATGACCGTGTGATCGTCAAGAGAAAGGCTGAAGAAGAAAAGACTGCCGGGGGCATCTACATCCCGGATTCCGCCAAGGAAAAGCCGCAGGGCGGCGAGATTCTGGCTGCCGGTCCCGAATGCAAGACCGTCAAGGCTGGAGACGCCGTACTGTTCGCCAAATATGCAGGCAGCGAATTTTCCATGGATGGTGAGGAACTCGTCATCATGCGTGAAGACGACATCCTCGGCGTATTTGCTTAA
- a CDS encoding sensor domain-containing diguanylate cyclase, with product MDIDWLMNECNDPYTLERLFYVERYAWLSLSPDMCAVISIDGQFEDVNTHWERATGISREELQGRYLIEHIHFDDRERVFADMQKLITSDIGSTTFSFRFLCKNEKHTRLNWNTIFSPDHNAYFCTVHDPTQEKAADQRAYRDMLTGLSNRLALEETLPDVLAEAEEAQSQVAVLFIDLDGFKEVNDTLGHKAGDTLLVRTARRMKFVVGQQGKAYRLGGDEFIAVLPKAPDRGFISGIAGQLVEKLRTPYDIDGHMVNTGASLGIALFPTDADTPGGLLEAADKAMYDVKRGGKNNFAFHRVKAKA from the coding sequence ATGGATATCGATTGGCTTATGAACGAATGCAATGATCCGTACACTCTGGAACGGCTGTTCTATGTAGAGCGGTACGCATGGCTGTCGCTTTCACCCGACATGTGCGCGGTCATTTCCATCGACGGTCAGTTCGAAGATGTGAATACCCATTGGGAACGCGCCACCGGCATCAGCCGCGAAGAATTGCAGGGACGATACCTTATCGAGCACATCCATTTCGATGACCGTGAGCGCGTTTTTGCCGACATGCAAAAACTCATAACCTCGGATATCGGGTCAACGACCTTCTCGTTCCGTTTTCTGTGCAAAAACGAGAAGCATACCCGCCTCAACTGGAACACGATCTTTTCCCCGGACCACAATGCCTATTTCTGCACCGTGCATGATCCGACACAGGAAAAGGCCGCAGACCAGCGAGCCTATCGGGACATGCTCACAGGCCTGAGCAACAGACTGGCTCTGGAAGAAACCCTGCCCGACGTATTGGCGGAAGCGGAAGAAGCCCAGTCGCAGGTGGCGGTGCTGTTCATCGACCTCGATGGCTTCAAGGAAGTCAATGACACCCTTGGCCACAAGGCCGGAGACACGCTGCTTGTCCGCACGGCCCGACGCATGAAATTCGTTGTCGGCCAACAGGGAAAGGCCTACCGGCTCGGCGGCGACGAATTCATCGCAGTCCTGCCCAAGGCCCCGGACCGGGGATTCATTTCAGGAATAGCCGGACAGCTGGTGGAAAAACTGCGAACTCCGTACGACATAGACGGTCATATGGTGAACACGGGCGCATCTCTCGGCATCGCGCTCTTCCCGACTGACGCGGACACTCCCGGCGGCCTGCTCGAAGCCGCGGACAAGGCCATGTATGACGTCAAACGCGGCGGCAAGAACAACTTCGCATTTCACCGGGTGAAAGCGAAAGCCTGA